One window from the genome of Nicotiana tomentosiformis chromosome 5, ASM39032v3, whole genome shotgun sequence encodes:
- the LOC138893229 gene encoding uncharacterized protein, giving the protein MPIGKLAKWQILLSEFVIVYVTQKAVKGQALADHLVENPVGGEYEPLKMYFPDEEVSFVGEDIAETYNEWRIFFDRAANFKGVGIGAVLVSETGQHYPVFVKLRFSCTNNMAEYEACILGLNLAVDMNIHELLVIGDSDLLVHPVQGEWATKNTKILPYLYHVQEMMKRFMKIKFRHVPRIQNEFADALATSSSMIQHPDKNCINPIPIRIHNHPDYCTHVE; this is encoded by the coding sequence atgcctatagggaagctggcaaaatggcagatattgttgagtgaattcgtCATCGTCTATGTTACTCAGAAGGCagttaagggacaagcattagcggatcatcttgtagaaaatcctgtaggaggagaatacgaaccactaaaaatgtattttcctgatgaagaagtatcattcgtaggagaagatatcgccgaaACCTATAACGAATGGAGAATATTTTTCGAtagagccgcaaacttcaaaggagtgggtattggagccgttttggtgtcagaaacaggtcaacattatccggtattcGTGAAACTCAGATtttcgtgcaccaataatatggcagaatatgaggcttgtatattagggctcaatttggccgttgacatgaatatccatgAATTACTGGTCattggtgattcagatcttctAGTACATCcggtgcagggagaatgggctacaaagaataccaagatattaccatatctatatcatgtgcaagagatgatgaagaggttcatGAAGATAaagtttagacatgtcccgagaatccagaatgagttcgcagacgcattggccacttcgtcctccatgatacagcatccGGACAAGAATTGCATCAACCCTATTCCGATAAGGATTCATAATCATCCAGATTATTGCACTCATGTTGAATAA